In Flavobacterium sp. CBA20B-1, one DNA window encodes the following:
- a CDS encoding EpsG family protein, translated as MKKLSNDLMESFYTNFYILYGFFTLIILFDVLGSFFEKKLIYIKYQNIIIFLFLAAYYVLLSTRDLSVGVDTDRYFRFYKEMYLYGDSIIGSDIGFNLFNKLLITCGISPNNYLFFLSLLFVVPIYYAIKQFKGINKVFLLWFFASLFIFISLSTNVLRQGIGGAFVIWGISIFLNRTDDNKRFLMPLIIAPFFHFSLLLVILLFFVSKYVKNIKVAYVILFITIVLSYMKFDLNTVLSNLPVIGNLFLDRMEGYMGENVKNYKIGFRIDFFLFNLFFVFIGHYISKLKFIKSNYPLYGQIYTTYILLTSYFILMFNVPFSDRFGILSWTFIPFIMYPIFDLSSFKYNNLKLGSVILGVSLFIVFNVLGI; from the coding sequence TTGAAAAAATTATCCAATGATTTAATGGAAAGCTTTTATACAAACTTTTACATACTTTACGGTTTTTTTACACTGATAATATTATTTGATGTATTAGGCAGTTTTTTTGAAAAAAAACTAATATATATTAAATATCAAAATATAATTATATTCCTATTTTTAGCAGCTTATTATGTCTTATTGTCAACAAGAGATTTGAGTGTAGGCGTAGATACAGACAGATATTTTCGATTCTACAAAGAAATGTACTTGTACGGAGATTCAATTATAGGGTCTGATATCGGTTTTAATTTATTTAATAAGTTGTTAATTACTTGTGGTATTTCGCCTAATAATTACTTATTCTTTTTATCATTATTATTTGTGGTACCTATTTATTATGCAATAAAGCAGTTTAAGGGTATAAACAAAGTATTTCTATTATGGTTTTTTGCAAGCTTATTTATTTTTATAAGTTTGTCTACAAATGTATTAAGGCAGGGTATAGGTGGTGCGTTTGTAATATGGGGCATTAGTATATTTTTAAATAGGACAGATGACAATAAAAGATTCCTGATGCCATTAATAATAGCCCCTTTTTTTCACTTTTCTTTATTATTAGTTATTTTATTATTTTTTGTGAGTAAGTATGTTAAAAATATTAAAGTAGCTTATGTTATATTATTTATAACAATTGTTTTATCATATATGAAGTTTGACCTTAATACAGTTTTATCTAATCTGCCTGTTATTGGAAATTTATTTTTAGATAGAATGGAAGGGTATATGGGAGAAAATGTCAAAAATTATAAAATTGGCTTTCGTATAGATTTTTTCCTTTTTAATTTGTTTTTTGTTTTTATAGGTCATTATATCTCAAAACTAAAATTTATTAAAAGTAATTATCCTTTATATGGTCAAATTTACACAACGTATATTTTATTGACTTCATATTTTATATTAATGTTTAATGTACCTTTTTCTGATCGATTTGGAATTTTGTCTTGGACTTTCATTCCTTTTATTATGTATCCAATTTTTGATTTATCAAGTTTTAAATATAACAATTTAAAATTAGGCTCTGTTATTTTAGGCGTAAGTTTGTTTATAGTATTTAACGTATTAGGTATATGA
- a CDS encoding glycosyltransferase family 2 protein, with protein sequence MISIITTVKNGSKYILETLESIKDQTFKEFEHIIVDDGSTDNTVQLLEVFQKQNPEYKLFIFQPGNLGRGKALNFAVSKANFNWVAIIDADDIWHPQKLEAQMTILRKNPDITVLATKTGLFSDSVKFDNFNNGFTFEFINPKKMLYKSIISHSSVIIKKKDTIYDESRTSQFDAELWYRLAFDKKKTLAIINQQLNFHRIHQNQSFEASKGQSYQKNAIKLSVTYCLKTFTLFPIIIYLLKFLYRSIVPRKLRFKKVK encoded by the coding sequence ATGATCTCAATAATAACAACAGTAAAAAACGGTTCTAAATATATTTTAGAAACTTTAGAAAGTATTAAAGACCAAACTTTTAAAGAATTTGAACATATTATTGTAGATGATGGTTCTACTGATAATACGGTTCAATTATTAGAAGTGTTTCAAAAACAAAATCCCGAATATAAACTTTTTATATTTCAACCAGGAAATTTAGGACGTGGAAAAGCTCTAAACTTTGCGGTTTCTAAAGCGAATTTTAATTGGGTAGCAATTATTGATGCTGATGATATCTGGCATCCACAAAAGTTAGAAGCTCAAATGACCATATTAAGAAAAAATCCTGATATTACTGTTTTAGCTACTAAGACGGGACTGTTTTCGGATTCTGTGAAGTTTGATAATTTTAATAATGGTTTTACATTTGAATTTATCAATCCTAAAAAAATGTTATATAAATCTATTATTTCTCATTCTTCGGTTATAATTAAAAAGAAAGATACTATTTATGACGAAAGTAGAACATCTCAGTTTGATGCAGAATTATGGTATAGGTTAGCCTTTGATAAGAAAAAAACATTAGCAATAATAAATCAACAATTAAATTTTCATAGGATTCACCAAAATCAATCTTTTGAGGCTTCAAAAGGACAATCATATCAAAAAAATGCTATAAAGTTAAGTGTTACCTATTGTTTAAAAACATTTACTTTGTTTCCAATAATTATTTATCTACTGAAATTTTTATATAGATCGATAGTACCAAGAAAATTAAGGTTTAAAAAAGTGAAATAA
- a CDS encoding ATP-grasp domain-containing protein translates to MKIAILYDKQEKLHTTNWSLAWQEYCEENNISYKVVNPYKIGVISQLMDFDIILWHYSNYSFKDMLMAGNILNTLEDQGKTVFPSFKDAWHFDDKLAETYLLESINAPIPQSFYYYNLDDLKQAIYKKEISFPIIAKLRNGSGSHNVKKLDTTDELISYGKKMFTSGLSSAPSLMYKASSNIKSSKSLKTFINRAKRIPEFLRSLANAKKFNIERGYVYLQEFVPNDGYDLKIVVIGDKLSYIGRNIRQGEFRASGGGDLFYDKDKVTQNVIDSAFATSDKLGFNCMGYDYVVDSKTGEGKIIEISYGFSHHAVLAANGYFDREGKWHNELLNIPNEIIKRMI, encoded by the coding sequence ATGAAAATAGCTATATTATACGACAAACAAGAAAAACTTCATACAACCAATTGGAGTTTGGCTTGGCAAGAATATTGTGAGGAAAATAACATTTCTTACAAAGTGGTTAATCCATATAAAATAGGAGTAATCAGCCAGCTGATGGATTTTGATATTATTTTGTGGCATTATAGCAACTATTCGTTTAAGGATATGTTAATGGCAGGAAATATTCTAAATACTTTAGAAGATCAAGGCAAAACAGTTTTTCCGTCTTTCAAAGACGCTTGGCACTTTGATGATAAATTGGCAGAAACATATTTATTAGAGAGTATTAATGCTCCAATTCCTCAATCATTTTATTATTATAATTTAGATGACCTTAAACAAGCGATATACAAAAAAGAAATTTCCTTTCCTATCATTGCTAAATTAAGAAATGGTTCGGGCTCTCATAACGTAAAGAAATTAGATACAACTGATGAATTAATAAGCTATGGTAAAAAGATGTTTACTTCAGGATTAAGCAGTGCGCCAAGTCTAATGTATAAAGCATCTTCTAACATTAAATCATCAAAGAGTTTAAAAACTTTTATCAATCGAGCAAAAAGAATTCCAGAGTTTTTACGTTCATTAGCCAATGCAAAAAAGTTCAATATAGAACGTGGTTATGTTTATTTACAAGAGTTTGTACCAAATGATGGATATGATCTGAAAATAGTAGTAATCGGGGATAAATTATCTTACATAGGAAGAAATATTCGTCAAGGAGAATTTCGTGCTTCGGGTGGGGGTGATTTGTTTTATGATAAAGATAAAGTTACTCAAAACGTTATAGATTCAGCATTTGCAACTTCAGATAAATTAGGGTTCAACTGTATGGGATACGATTATGTTGTAGATAGTAAAACTGGAGAAGGAAAAATAATCGAGATAAGTTATGGCTTTTCGCATCATGCAGTATTAGCAGCAAATGGATATTTTGATAGAGAGGGTAAATGGCACAATGAGCTTTTAAATATCCCTAATGAGATTATTAAAAGAATGATTTAA
- a CDS encoding right-handed parallel beta-helix repeat-containing protein yields MKNSIFFIISLILFSCKGQAAAIAVFGEQQQYYDITNALPKGYKKDGSVDYTKYLQAALNKYNNVLMPNFTVSTTGLLAISNSHIKFQSNSKLKLIPTDKERYHVLAIHGVENVTVTNANIEGDLKKHKGTKGEWGFGIDIRNSQNITINNAKVTNCWGDGIIVAYGTKGFLGKQMYKTANIIISDFNISYCRRNGITVGGVNNLKIKNGTISNIKGTPPQAGIMIEPDKTKYILKNISVTNVSTSNCVTGIATNLGNYVSEIESRNFDLLIDNFTSKDNQCGVYFAGFKTLDKKKSMKGNIKISNVKTINTKKPFEHRDKYSLFPTINISNFSVDNRISNPTLLLKASYKENVYYKN; encoded by the coding sequence ATGAAAAATTCAATATTTTTTATAATTAGCTTAATACTTTTTAGCTGTAAAGGACAAGCAGCTGCAATAGCCGTTTTTGGAGAACAACAACAATATTATGATATAACAAATGCTTTACCTAAAGGATATAAGAAGGATGGCTCTGTTGATTATACAAAATATTTACAGGCAGCGTTAAATAAATATAATAATGTTTTAATGCCAAATTTTACTGTTTCTACTACAGGACTATTAGCTATTTCAAATTCGCATATAAAGTTTCAATCAAACTCAAAATTGAAACTTATACCTACTGATAAAGAACGATACCATGTTTTAGCAATTCATGGTGTAGAAAACGTGACAGTAACCAATGCAAATATAGAAGGAGATTTAAAAAAACACAAAGGTACAAAAGGAGAATGGGGATTTGGAATTGATATAAGAAATTCGCAAAATATTACGATTAACAATGCTAAGGTTACTAACTGTTGGGGGGATGGTATTATAGTTGCTTATGGAACTAAAGGTTTTTTAGGAAAACAAATGTATAAAACTGCTAATATTATAATTTCAGATTTTAATATTTCATACTGTCGTAGAAACGGAATCACGGTTGGTGGCGTAAATAATTTAAAAATTAAAAACGGAACAATATCCAATATAAAAGGGACACCACCACAAGCGGGAATTATGATAGAACCTGATAAAACGAAATATATTTTAAAAAATATTTCGGTAACAAATGTTTCTACAAGTAATTGTGTAACGGGGATAGCTACCAATTTAGGAAATTATGTTAGCGAAATTGAGAGTAGGAATTTTGATTTGTTGATAGATAACTTCACTTCTAAAGATAATCAGTGTGGTGTTTATTTCGCTGGGTTTAAGACTTTGGATAAAAAAAAGTCAATGAAAGGAAATATTAAAATTAGTAACGTTAAAACTATAAATACAAAAAAGCCATTTGAACATAGAGATAAATACTCTCTTTTTCCAACAATAAATATTAGTAATTTTAGCGTTGATAACAGGATAAGTAATCCTACATTACTGTTAAAAGCTTCTTACAAGGAAAATGTATACTATAAAAACTAA
- a CDS encoding glycosyltransferase family 4 protein: MKTLLMVCNTDWFFISHRLCIAQEAIEEGWEVLVACEDTGRAAEIAVDGIKYIDFKFSRSGTNPITELNTLKQFYALYKSVKPDVVHHITLKPVTYGSIAAKILKIKGVVNAVSGLGYNFTGSRKGLVQKMMVKLMKYGFNRDNLTVIFQNGDDQKALEELKIISSKNKIQRIKGSGVDLNKFAHSPFPGFDPIKVLLPSRMLWDKGVKELKEASDLLKEKYKVKLQFILSGLADEDNKAGVSAEYLNNWQDEEYVKWIGYQKDMVQVYQDSHIVVLPSYREGMPKTLIEACAIGRAIITTYAIGCRECVDEGINGLKVPVYSVVELAQAIEKLVLNPKLIESMGNESRLKAEREFDVNSVVKKHLEIYSNVLN; encoded by the coding sequence ATGAAAACATTGTTAATGGTTTGTAACACAGACTGGTTTTTTATTTCACATCGACTATGTATTGCTCAAGAAGCAATTGAAGAAGGTTGGGAGGTATTAGTAGCGTGTGAAGATACAGGAAGAGCAGCTGAAATTGCGGTAGATGGGATTAAGTATATTGATTTTAAATTTTCACGTTCTGGTACTAATCCAATCACCGAATTAAATACACTAAAACAATTTTATGCTTTATATAAGTCGGTAAAACCGGATGTGGTACACCATATTACATTAAAACCTGTTACTTATGGCTCTATAGCTGCAAAAATTTTGAAAATTAAAGGGGTTGTAAATGCTGTAAGCGGATTAGGATATAACTTTACGGGTAGTAGGAAAGGCCTAGTGCAAAAAATGATGGTTAAACTTATGAAGTATGGTTTTAACCGTGATAACCTAACCGTAATTTTTCAAAACGGTGATGACCAGAAAGCTTTAGAAGAATTAAAAATAATTTCGTCTAAAAACAAAATACAACGTATTAAAGGTTCGGGTGTTGATCTAAATAAATTTGCACACAGCCCTTTTCCAGGCTTTGACCCTATAAAAGTTTTGTTACCGAGTAGGATGTTATGGGATAAAGGAGTTAAAGAACTCAAAGAAGCAAGTGATTTACTAAAAGAAAAATACAAGGTTAAATTACAATTTATACTTTCAGGGCTTGCAGATGAAGATAATAAAGCAGGTGTTTCGGCGGAATATTTGAATAATTGGCAGGATGAGGAGTATGTTAAATGGATTGGTTATCAAAAGGATATGGTGCAAGTATATCAAGATTCACATATTGTTGTTTTACCTTCATATAGAGAAGGTATGCCTAAAACCTTGATAGAAGCTTGTGCTATTGGTCGGGCGATTATTACAACTTATGCAATCGGTTGTAGGGAATGTGTAGATGAAGGGATTAATGGGTTGAAAGTACCTGTATATTCAGTAGTAGAATTAGCACAGGCTATTGAGAAATTAGTTTTAAACCCTAAATTAATTGAAAGTATGGGGAATGAGTCTCGTCTAAAAGCAGAACGTGAATTTGATGTGAATTCCGTCGTAAAAAAACATTTGGAAATTTATTCAAATGTGTTAAATTAG
- a CDS encoding NAD-dependent epimerase/dehydratase family protein produces the protein MKTIITGSSGFVGKNLTAYLNKQDIEVQDLSLRATDWKNHINKHVTAIIHLAGKAHDTANTSSADEYFKVNRDLTIELFKEFLKSDSKDFFFFSSVKAVADTVEGVLYEDIMPKAVTPYGQSKLEAETYLLNQKLPASKRLFIIRPCMIHGPGNKGNLNLLYKVVHKGIPWPLAAFENQRSFLSIDNLSFLVLTMLQNKEVESGIYNFADDEAISTNQLIKIIGKASGRKTNLWNISGNFIKGVAQIGDKLKLPLNSERLKKLTESYVVSNKKIKTALNIYKLPLSAEDGLVKTIQSFKK, from the coding sequence ATGAAAACAATCATCACAGGTTCATCGGGCTTCGTAGGCAAAAACCTAACCGCATATCTTAATAAACAAGATATTGAAGTACAAGATTTGTCGTTGCGAGCAACCGATTGGAAAAACCATATCAATAAACATGTAACAGCCATTATTCATTTGGCTGGCAAAGCCCATGATACTGCAAATACTTCATCGGCTGATGAATATTTTAAAGTGAACCGCGATTTAACGATTGAACTGTTCAAGGAATTTCTAAAGTCAGATAGTAAAGATTTTTTCTTTTTTAGTTCGGTAAAGGCGGTTGCAGATACGGTTGAGGGTGTTTTGTATGAAGATATTATGCCTAAAGCAGTTACACCTTACGGACAGTCAAAATTGGAAGCCGAAACCTATCTATTGAACCAAAAACTGCCAGCAAGCAAGCGTTTGTTTATTATACGCCCGTGTATGATACATGGGCCGGGAAATAAAGGAAATTTGAATTTGTTATACAAAGTTGTACATAAAGGCATTCCGTGGCCATTGGCAGCTTTTGAAAATCAACGTTCTTTTTTAAGTATTGATAACCTTTCATTTCTTGTTTTGACTATGTTGCAAAATAAAGAAGTTGAGTCTGGTATTTATAATTTTGCTGATGATGAAGCTATTTCAACAAACCAACTGATTAAAATTATTGGTAAAGCATCAGGCAGAAAAACGAATTTGTGGAATATATCTGGCAACTTTATAAAAGGCGTGGCTCAAATAGGAGATAAGCTGAAATTACCATTAAATTCTGAGCGTTTAAAAAAACTGACGGAAAGTTATGTGGTTTCTAACAAAAAAATAAAAACAGCTTTAAACATATATAAATTACCTTTGTCTGCTGAAGATGGTTTGGTGAAAACCATTCAAAGTTTTAAAAAATAA
- a CDS encoding sugar transferase, which translates to MIRLFDFLFSFFGILFLLPIMLVLYIIGLFDTGSPVFKQERVGKNKKPFTLYKFRTMNVKAQSVATHLANTAEITKFGSFLRKSKLDELPQLFNVLFGDMSLVGPRPNLFNQTELIEERDSRGVYKVVPGITGLAQINEIDMSTPKELAIKDAEMIKSLTIVDYFKYIFATVGGKGQGDRVVK; encoded by the coding sequence ATGATCAGATTGTTCGATTTCTTGTTTTCATTCTTCGGAATATTGTTTTTATTACCAATCATGTTGGTATTATATATTATAGGTTTGTTTGATACTGGATCGCCGGTTTTTAAACAAGAACGTGTGGGTAAAAATAAAAAGCCGTTTACCTTGTATAAATTCAGAACCATGAATGTAAAGGCACAATCGGTAGCTACGCACTTGGCGAATACGGCAGAAATTACCAAATTTGGTAGTTTTTTGCGCAAATCTAAATTAGATGAGTTACCGCAATTGTTCAATGTGCTTTTTGGCGATATGAGTTTAGTGGGACCACGCCCAAACCTATTCAACCAAACAGAATTAATTGAAGAACGCGACAGCCGTGGCGTTTACAAGGTTGTTCCAGGAATTACTGGTTTGGCACAAATCAACGAAATTGATATGTCTACCCCTAAAGAGTTGGCAATTAAAGATGCTGAAATGATCAAAAGTTTAACGATTGTAGATTATTTTAAATACATCTTTGCTACCGTTGGCGGTAAAGGACAGGGCGATCGAGTGGTTAAGTAA
- a CDS encoding porin has protein sequence MFRIIPFFFYLIFGLFSVTCAGQVTNDSLTITVTPYVGLRSQIAAFNKQLEIQDNASRFGTELSIKKGSIAFIAGTEIQLNMFKGGSNFNADANLSGEFLTIQLEQPQQVFGNRLGYLGIDLGSYGKITIGKQWSVYRDVTSYTDQFNVFGAKASATFVAGTDGGANGTGRADQSLIYRNKIGRFHIGTQLQLRGVNNNKYIDGFGISAQVKLSNTILLGSAYNRAFISANLLNSKTVLGLNGHPTYLAVAAKYQKTNFTFSAVAILQNNGDFTEGFLKNDSETENTLPSVVFNAKGFELFSKYQFQKIALLAGYNLYLPSISRQLPIATKFKRNDIIAGMSYQPLKYIQINCEQRLSFGKTAFGAKEPSVFTIGMKLDISDSFIRKIIM, from the coding sequence ATGTTCAGAATTATACCATTCTTTTTTTATTTAATTTTTGGGCTCTTTTCTGTCACTTGTGCGGGGCAAGTAACAAATGACTCTTTAACAATTACTGTTACACCCTATGTTGGGCTTCGATCACAAATAGCTGCTTTTAACAAGCAGTTGGAAATTCAAGACAACGCATCAAGATTTGGCACGGAGTTAAGCATTAAAAAAGGATCTATTGCATTTATTGCTGGTACAGAAATTCAGTTAAACATGTTTAAAGGAGGTTCAAACTTCAATGCAGACGCAAACCTTTCTGGTGAATTCTTAACCATTCAGTTAGAACAGCCGCAGCAAGTTTTTGGAAATCGTTTGGGATATTTGGGGATTGATCTGGGATCTTACGGAAAAATCACCATTGGCAAACAGTGGAGTGTCTACAGAGATGTAACATCTTACACTGATCAGTTCAACGTTTTTGGTGCTAAAGCGTCAGCTACATTTGTTGCAGGTACAGATGGCGGTGCAAACGGAACCGGCAGAGCCGACCAGTCGTTGATTTACAGAAACAAAATCGGTCGTTTCCATATAGGCACTCAGCTACAGTTAAGAGGCGTAAACAACAACAAATATATCGATGGATTTGGAATATCGGCTCAAGTTAAGCTTAGCAACACCATCCTTTTAGGCTCTGCCTACAACAGGGCTTTTATAAGTGCTAATCTACTAAACAGCAAAACCGTTTTGGGGCTTAACGGTCACCCAACCTATTTGGCGGTTGCAGCTAAATATCAAAAAACAAACTTTACTTTTAGTGCGGTAGCTATTTTGCAGAACAATGGTGATTTTACAGAAGGCTTTTTAAAAAATGATTCTGAAACAGAAAATACTCTTCCCTCTGTTGTGTTTAATGCAAAAGGATTTGAACTTTTTTCAAAATACCAATTCCAAAAAATTGCGCTTCTTGCAGGATACAATCTTTACCTTCCTTCCATATCCAGACAATTACCAATAGCAACAAAATTTAAAAGAAACGACATTATTGCCGGCATGTCTTATCAACCTTTAAAATATATTCAGATCAATTGTGAACAGAGGTTATCATTTGGTAAAACTGCCTTTGGTGCAAAAGAACCTAGTGTATTTACAATAGGTATGAAACTTGATATTTCCGACTCCTTTATTAGAAAGATCATTATGTGA
- a CDS encoding linear amide C-N hydrolase — protein sequence MKKIIFCKTAFFFTTALFFGSIEKTNACTRVVYKGSNQTVITARSMDWKDEIDANLWIFPRGMERSGNVGKSSVTWSSKYGSVITSAWDIATTDGINEKGLVANVLWLVESQYPKFDPKASKPGLTISAWAQYVLDNYATVKEAVNDLEKESFVVVSDFIPGTDKFTTLHLSISDASGDNAIFEYIGGKLKIHHDPSYTVMTNSPVFDEQLAISKYWQSIPGTIMLPGTNRAADRFARAAYYIKAIPQNADTQTSVASVFSVIRNCSVPLGISSETEPNISSTRWRSVADHKNLVYYFETVKTPNTFWVDLKKIDFSKKGAVKRLSVSKNETYSGEASKNFADSKPFHFLGL from the coding sequence ATGAAAAAAATTATTTTTTGTAAAACCGCCTTTTTTTTTACAACTGCTCTTTTTTTTGGCAGTATTGAAAAAACCAATGCCTGCACCCGCGTAGTTTATAAAGGGAGTAATCAAACCGTTATCACAGCCCGATCAATGGATTGGAAAGACGAAATCGATGCAAATCTTTGGATATTTCCTCGCGGTATGGAGCGATCTGGAAATGTAGGAAAAAGTTCTGTAACATGGAGTTCAAAATACGGTAGCGTAATTACAAGCGCATGGGATATTGCAACAACAGACGGAATTAATGAAAAAGGACTTGTAGCAAATGTGCTTTGGCTTGTAGAAAGCCAATACCCAAAATTCGACCCTAAGGCATCAAAACCAGGTCTTACCATTTCTGCATGGGCACAATATGTTTTAGACAATTATGCTACGGTTAAAGAAGCTGTGAATGATTTGGAAAAAGAATCATTTGTGGTCGTTTCTGACTTTATACCAGGAACCGATAAGTTCACTACCCTGCATCTATCAATCTCTGATGCTTCTGGCGACAACGCCATCTTTGAATATATTGGCGGTAAGCTTAAGATACATCACGACCCTTCATACACCGTTATGACCAATTCCCCGGTGTTTGATGAGCAACTAGCAATTAGTAAGTATTGGCAAAGTATTCCAGGCACCATAATGCTTCCGGGTACAAACCGAGCGGCCGATCGTTTTGCACGCGCAGCCTATTACATCAAGGCAATACCGCAAAATGCAGATACCCAAACATCGGTTGCAAGTGTATTCAGCGTTATACGCAACTGTTCTGTGCCATTAGGAATTTCATCAGAAACCGAACCCAACATATCCTCTACGCGCTGGCGATCGGTTGCAGATCATAAAAACTTGGTTTATTATTTTGAGACGGTGAAAACACCTAATACTTTTTGGGTGGACCTTAAAAAAATAGATTTTAGTAAAAAAGGTGCTGTGAAAAGATTGAGCGTAAGTAAAAATGAAACCTATTCAGGAGAAGCATCTAAAAATTTTGCAGACAGCAAACCTTTTCACTTTTTAGGTTTGTAA
- a CDS encoding DUF5675 family protein encodes MLVLQRVYLATATHGALTLNGKHIAHTIELPWRENKKSISCIPEGTYVLRRRYSEKFKWHYVLLDVPKRSCILIHPANNAQKELQGCIAPVSRFVAEGTGMESRKAMQKLTDVLEPYRKNGSITLCIISNTLENGK; translated from the coding sequence ATGCTGGTGCTTCAACGTGTTTATTTGGCTACTGCCACACATGGCGCGCTTACACTAAACGGAAAGCACATTGCACATACCATAGAATTGCCCTGGCGGGAAAACAAAAAAAGTATCTCGTGCATACCGGAAGGAACCTATGTGTTGAGACGCAGGTATTCTGAAAAATTCAAATGGCATTATGTGTTATTGGATGTTCCCAAACGCAGCTGCATACTGATACACCCAGCGAACAATGCGCAAAAGGAACTTCAAGGGTGTATTGCTCCAGTTAGCAGATTTGTAGCTGAAGGGACAGGCATGGAATCGCGCAAGGCGATGCAGAAACTTACGGATGTGTTGGAACCTTACCGAAAAAACGGTTCTATTACCTTATGTATAATCTCTAATACCTTAGAAAATGGAAAATAA